Proteins co-encoded in one Nicotiana sylvestris chromosome 7, ASM39365v2, whole genome shotgun sequence genomic window:
- the LOC104212577 gene encoding uncharacterized protein, whose amino-acid sequence MDISRIQAFAQNIERGRRRQQSTERTESEQRKRMRFARYHEQSQGPGESSQASGLQRQRGSGQTWPVPPRCTVCGRGHLGQCQAGSDACYICRHSGHMMRDCPNRDFGGMAQPANSATGSTLFVYPSGRESQSSAGRGRGRDPGSTLSCITPFVARKFGIVPEILSDHFAVSTLDEELIIARYIYRGCTILVFGRPTSADLVELEILDFDVIMGMDWLAACYSTVDCRATTTRFHFSGDPVLEWVGNTATPRGRFISYMKARKMITKGCIYHIVRVKDVDGEIPTLQSILIVKEYANVFSNELLGILLEREIDFGIDLLPTMQPISIPPYRMAPAELKELKE is encoded by the exons atggatatctcccgGATTCAGGCATTTGCCCAGAATATAGAGAGGGGTAGGCGTCGGCAGCAGAGTACGGAGAGGACTGAGTCAGAGCAGcgtaagaggatgagatttgccAGGTATCATGAGCAGTCTCAGG GACCAGGTGAGAGCTCCCAGGCATCAGGTTTGCAGCGACAACGAGGTTCAGGGCAGACATGGCCAGTTCCGCCGCGGTGTACCGTCTGCGGTAGAGGACATTTGGGCCAATGCCAAGCCGGTTCCGATGCTTGCTATATATGTAGACATTCGgggcatatgatgcgagattgcccAAATAGAGATTTTGGGGGAATGGCACAACCAGCGAATTCAGCAACAGGATCAACTCTGTTTGTGTATCCTTCAGGGCGCGAGTCTCAGTCTTCAGCTGGTAGAGGTAGAGGCAGAG acccaggatctactttatcatgtattaccccatttgtcgcGCGGAAATTTGGTATAGTtcctgaaatactaagtgatcaTTTTGCGGTATCTACACTCGACGAAGAATTGATTATCGCTAGATACATTTATCGAGGTTGTACGATATTAGTTTTTGGTCGTCCGACCTCAGCCGACCTAGTTGAGCTAGAGAtattggattttgatgttatcatgggcatggactggttggcagcttgttatTCCACAGTTGATTGTCGAGCAACGACAACCAGATTTCATTTTTCAGGTGATccagtccttgaatgggtaggtaatacagcgacacccagaggcaggtttatttcctatatgaaggcgaggaaaatgatcacaaaagggtgcatttatcatattgtgcgagttaaaGATGTAGATGGGgagatacctacacttcagtCTATTCTAATAGTAAAGGAGTACGCGAATGTATTTTCAAATGAACTTCTAGGTATTCTTCTagagcgagagattgattttggcatcgatttgctTCCGACAAtgcaaccaatatccatccctccgtatagaatggcacctgctgaattgaaagagttgaaggagtag
- the LOC104212573 gene encoding F-box/kelch-repeat protein At3g23880-like, producing MSDYLPKDVLVEILSKLPLKSLIHCTTVCKSWYSLITNPNFISVHHNTQIISNTNRRPLLFVRHYNMFDRVERYALHFDDEDENDSPDVDSFQEYLELKCPEKSRSEYLRIIGCCNGLICLSDDYDKYTDTVILWNPIIRKHLKLPRPNLGYNGRGSCIYGFGFDVVKNDYKVVRVVYNSTATEDYKLQFPPTIEFLDKLRAVKFLVPPGIEVFSLSSGVWRSISDVGPSYILHQNHSVSAYLNGAVHWIASNSGDDDDDGNGDSSNNNNSSSSSSSGNNKDYSFIVAFHVGTENFSEIRLPDSVAERNVMKLDVMVMGTSLTLVEYEKFWQSDYCWIWVMKEYGVVKSWSRLHNIDLRGGFRNIVGFRAHGELLISARMVGMVSYNPKKISISYLGVHGTNRSFHGEPFFESLALVGKEDRFVEQANSTADVVQEVGSVLDSGEDETEEHT from the coding sequence ATGTCAGATTATCTACCGAAGGATGTTCTTGTCGAAATTCTATCAAAACTACCTTTAAAATCTCTAATTCACTGCACCACCGTATGCAAATCATGGTATTCCTTAATCACAAACCCTAATTTCATTTCCGTACATCACAATACCCAAATCATCAGCAACACCAATCGCCGGCCTTTATTATTCGTTCGTCACTACAACATGTTCGACAGGGTCGAACGTTACGCTTTACACTTCGACGATGAAGATGAAAATGATTCCCCGGATGTTGATTCGTTCCAGGAATATCTAGAGCTGAAATGCCCCGAAAAGAGTCGTAGTGAGTATTTAAGAATCATTGGTTGCTGTAATGGTCTTATTTGCCTTTCTGATGATTATGATAAATATACGGATACAGTGATTTTATGGAACCCTATAATTCGTAAACATTTGAAGTTGCCCAGGCCTAATTTAGGGTATAATGGACGTGGATCTTGTATTTATGGGTTTGGATTTGATGTTGTGAAGAATGACTATAAAGTTGTTAGAGTTGTTTATAATAGTACTGCTACTGAGGATTATAAGTTGCAGTTTCCACCAACTATTGAGTTTCTTGATAAATTGAGGGCAGTTAAATTCTTGGTTCCACCTGGGATTGAGGTTTTCTCTTTGAGTAGTGGGGTTTGGAGGAGCATTTCTGATGTGGGTCCTTCGTATATTTTGCATCAGAATCATTCTGTTTCGGCTTATCTTAATGGTGCCGTTCATTGGATTGCATCTAATTcgggtgatgatgatgatgatggtaaTGGTGatagtagtaataataataacagtagcagcagcagcagcagtggtaATAATAAAGATTATAGCTTTATTGTAGCATTTCATGTGGGAACTGAAAATTTTAGTGAAATACGTTTGCCAGATAGTGTTGCTGAGAGAAATGTGATGAAATTGGATGTGATGGTTATGGGCACATCGCTCACGCTAGTCGAGTATGAAAAGTTTTGGCAGAGTGATTATTGCTGGATATGGGTGATGAAAGAGTATGGTGTGGTGAAGTCTTGGAGTAGACTTCATAATATTGATTTGAGAGGAGGGTTCAGGAATATTGTGGGATTTAGGGCTCACGGCGAGTTATTGATTTCTGCCAGAATGGTAGGAATGGTTTCATACAACCCCAAGAAGATAAGCATAAGCTATCTTGGAGTCCATGGCACCAATCGCTCGTTTCATGGTGAGCCTTTTTTCGAGAGCCTGGCTTTAGTCGGGAAAGAAGATAGATTCGTAGAGCAGGCAAATTCGACTGCTGATGTTGTTCAAGAAGTTGGTTCTGTACTGGATAGCGGTGAAGATGAAACTGAGGAACATACATGA